In a single window of the Streptomyces sp. CGMCC 4.7035 genome:
- a CDS encoding ATP-binding protein, which translates to MKIAFVGKGGSGKTTLSSLFIRHLAAAGAPVVAVDADINQHLGTALGLDEDKAAALPAMGGRLRLIKDFLRGSNPRITSAETMIKTTPPGEGSRLLRVQEDNPVYDACARPVELDGHIVRLMVTGPFTDADLGVACYHSKTGAVELFLNHLVDGRDEYVVVDMTAGSDSFASGMFTRFDITFLVAEPTRKGVSVYRQYKEYARDFGVVLKVVGNKVQGRDDIDFLRAEVGDDLLVTVGHSDWVRSMEKGHPPRFELLEDANRRSLRALQIAADATHELRDWERYTQQMVHFHLKNANSWGNERTGADLAAQIDPGFVLTEGLAATV; encoded by the coding sequence ATGAAAATTGCTTTCGTCGGGAAGGGCGGCAGTGGCAAGACGACCCTGTCCTCCCTGTTCATCCGCCACCTCGCCGCCGCCGGAGCGCCCGTCGTCGCCGTCGACGCGGACATCAACCAGCACCTGGGAACCGCGCTCGGACTCGACGAGGACAAGGCCGCGGCACTGCCCGCCATGGGCGGACGGCTGCGACTGATCAAGGACTTCCTCCGCGGCTCCAACCCACGGATCACGTCCGCCGAGACGATGATCAAGACCACCCCGCCGGGCGAGGGCTCTCGGCTGCTGCGGGTTCAGGAGGACAATCCGGTCTACGACGCCTGCGCGCGGCCGGTGGAACTCGACGGGCACATCGTCCGTTTGATGGTCACCGGCCCCTTCACGGATGCCGACCTGGGGGTCGCCTGCTACCACTCCAAGACGGGAGCGGTGGAGCTGTTCCTGAACCACCTCGTGGACGGCCGCGACGAGTACGTGGTGGTCGACATGACGGCGGGCTCGGACTCCTTCGCCTCCGGCATGTTCACCCGGTTCGACATCACATTCCTCGTCGCCGAGCCGACCCGGAAGGGGGTCTCCGTCTATCGCCAGTACAAGGAGTACGCCCGCGACTTCGGGGTGGTCCTGAAGGTCGTGGGCAACAAGGTGCAGGGCCGGGACGACATCGACTTCCTCCGCGCCGAGGTCGGTGACGACCTGCTCGTGACGGTCGGGCACTCGGACTGGGTGCGCTCGATGGAGAAAGGCCACCCGCCCCGGTTCGAGCTCCTGGAGGACGCCAACCGCCGCTCCCTGCGCGCTCTTCAGATCGCTGCCGACGCAACGCACGAACTGCGCGACTGGGAGCGCTACACGCAGCAGATGGTGCACTTCCACCTGAAGAACGCGAACAGTTGGGGCAACGAGCGCACCGGCGCCGACCTGGCGGCGCAGATCGACCCCGGATTCGTCCTCACCGAGGGCCTGGCGGCCACCGTGTGA
- a CDS encoding phage holin family protein, translating to MSAPDGSPVGAERSIGQLFASATTELSALVHDEIALAKAQLKQDVKRGATSGGAFSAAGAVLLFSLPMLNFALAYGIRTWSGWNMAVCFLLSFAANVLVAGLLALIGMAFAKKAKKSKGPQKVAASMKETAGVLQHAKPHPRQPSPADAAVEAVARSSS from the coding sequence ATGAGCGCACCCGACGGCAGCCCGGTCGGCGCCGAACGCAGCATCGGCCAGCTGTTCGCCTCGGCGACGACCGAATTGTCCGCACTGGTGCACGACGAGATCGCTCTGGCGAAGGCCCAGCTCAAGCAGGACGTCAAGCGCGGCGCGACGAGCGGCGGCGCGTTCTCGGCCGCGGGCGCGGTGCTGTTGTTCTCCCTGCCGATGCTGAACTTCGCGCTGGCGTACGGCATCCGGACCTGGAGCGGCTGGAACATGGCCGTCTGCTTCCTGCTGTCCTTCGCCGCCAACGTGCTGGTCGCCGGGCTGCTCGCGCTCATCGGCATGGCCTTCGCGAAGAAGGCCAAGAAGAGCAAGGGCCCACAGAAGGTCGCGGCGTCGATGAAGGAGACCGCGGGCGTCCTGCAGCACGCCAAGCCCCACCCCCGTCAGCCCAGCCCGGCCGACGCGGCGGTCGAGGCTGTGGCACGCTCGTCCTCATGA
- a CDS encoding alpha/beta fold hydrolase, protein MTDPAIPSAQPTSVVRLDVPGGKAVTHRDVAANGARFHIAELGDGPLVLLLHGFPQFWWTWRHQLVALADAGFRAVAMDLRGVGGSDRTPRGYDPANLALDITGVVRSLGEPDAALVGHDLGGYLAWTAAAMRPKLVRRLVVASMPHPRRWRSAMLGDVKQTAAGSYIWGFQRPWIPERRLTADGAALVGRLIRDWSGPRLPDDEAVETYRRAMCIPSTAHCSIEPYRWMVRSLARPDGIQFNRRMKRPVRVPTLHLHGSLDPVMRTRSAAGSGEYVEAPYRWRLFDGLGHFPHEEDPVAFSSELINWLKDPEPDR, encoded by the coding sequence ATGACGGACCCCGCCATCCCTTCGGCCCAACCCACCTCGGTCGTACGGCTCGACGTGCCCGGCGGGAAGGCGGTGACGCACCGGGACGTCGCGGCCAACGGCGCACGCTTCCACATCGCGGAACTGGGCGATGGACCGCTGGTACTGCTGCTGCACGGCTTCCCGCAGTTCTGGTGGACCTGGCGGCACCAACTGGTGGCGCTCGCGGACGCGGGCTTCCGGGCCGTGGCGATGGATCTGCGCGGAGTCGGCGGCAGCGACCGCACACCACGCGGTTACGACCCCGCGAACCTGGCCCTCGACATCACCGGCGTCGTACGGTCCCTGGGCGAGCCCGACGCCGCACTCGTCGGCCATGACCTGGGCGGATACCTCGCCTGGACCGCGGCCGCGATGCGCCCCAAGCTCGTCAGGCGGCTCGTGGTCGCCTCGATGCCGCATCCGCGGCGCTGGCGCTCGGCGATGCTCGGTGACGTCAAGCAGACGGCCGCCGGTTCCTACATCTGGGGGTTCCAGCGGCCCTGGATCCCCGAGCGCCGGCTCACCGCCGACGGCGCCGCCCTGGTCGGCCGGCTGATCCGGGACTGGTCGGGGCCGCGGCTGCCGGACGACGAGGCCGTGGAGACGTACCGGCGCGCCATGTGCATCCCGTCGACAGCGCACTGCTCGATCGAGCCGTACCGCTGGATGGTGCGCTCCCTGGCCCGGCCCGACGGCATCCAGTTCAACCGGCGCATGAAGCGGCCCGTCCGCGTCCCGACCCTGCATCTGCACGGCTCGCTGGACCCCGTGATGCGGACGAGGAGCGCGGCCGGATCGGGCGAGTACGTGGAGGCGCCGTACCGCTGGCGGCTGTTCGACGGCCTTGGGCACTTCCCGCACGAGGAGGACCCCGTGGCGTTCTCCTCCGAGCTGATCAACTGGCTCAAGGACCCCGAACCCGACCGGTGA
- a CDS encoding polysaccharide deacetylase family protein, translated as MAATQRMAAGVALAAAGATALAGCVIGTTGSREGMRKVAGAPAPGSAVRLIGDGSTAYTGAQPHLPGPERLKSGEKPPQFVVFSWDGAGEDSQKLFSHFRKVAKANNATMTYFLSGVYMLPEEKRDMYKPPEHSPGRSDIGFNDENGIRNTARQLRLAWLEGNEIGTHFNGHFCGDEGGVGQWSVDEWKDEIAQAKAFVKSWKTNAGLKQEPPLPFDYDKELIGARTPCLEGRKNFMTAARDLGFRYDTSGADDQVWPGKKEGLWDLSMQHVPFPGHSYEQLTMDYNFMVSQSGTQTQGDPDKFGEWGDQMRDGLLLGFRRAYDGNRAPLIIGNHFESWNGGTYMRAVQEVVERVCTRAEVRCVSFRQLVDWLDAQDPRVLAQLRTLKVGQAPRHGWESFLAASPAPAPRGVPGAPPVRP; from the coding sequence ATGGCCGCCACCCAGAGGATGGCCGCGGGTGTCGCACTGGCCGCGGCCGGCGCCACCGCGCTCGCCGGTTGCGTGATCGGCACGACCGGTTCACGGGAAGGCATGAGGAAGGTCGCCGGTGCCCCGGCGCCGGGGAGCGCGGTCCGCCTGATCGGCGACGGCTCCACCGCGTACACCGGCGCCCAGCCGCATCTGCCCGGACCCGAGCGGCTCAAGTCCGGCGAGAAACCCCCGCAGTTCGTGGTCTTCTCCTGGGACGGGGCCGGCGAGGACAGCCAGAAGCTGTTCTCGCACTTCCGCAAGGTCGCCAAGGCCAACAACGCGACGATGACGTACTTCCTGAGCGGCGTGTACATGCTGCCCGAGGAGAAGCGCGACATGTACAAGCCGCCGGAGCACTCGCCGGGCCGCTCCGACATCGGTTTCAACGACGAGAACGGCATCAGGAACACCGCGCGGCAGCTGCGTCTGGCCTGGCTGGAGGGCAACGAGATCGGCACCCACTTCAACGGCCACTTCTGCGGCGACGAGGGCGGGGTCGGCCAATGGTCGGTCGACGAGTGGAAGGACGAGATCGCCCAGGCGAAGGCGTTCGTGAAGTCCTGGAAGACCAACGCCGGCCTGAAGCAGGAGCCGCCGCTGCCCTTCGACTACGACAAGGAGCTCATCGGCGCTCGCACGCCCTGCCTGGAGGGGCGGAAGAACTTCATGACGGCGGCCCGTGACCTGGGGTTCCGCTACGACACCTCCGGTGCCGACGACCAGGTCTGGCCCGGGAAGAAGGAGGGGTTGTGGGACTTGTCGATGCAGCACGTGCCCTTCCCTGGGCACTCCTACGAGCAGCTGACCATGGACTACAACTTCATGGTCAGCCAGTCGGGCACCCAGACCCAGGGCGACCCCGACAAGTTCGGGGAATGGGGCGACCAGATGCGTGACGGTCTGCTCCTGGGCTTCCGACGGGCGTACGACGGCAACCGTGCGCCCCTGATCATCGGCAACCACTTCGAGTCCTGGAACGGCGGCACCTATATGCGTGCCGTCCAGGAAGTCGTCGAGCGCGTCTGCACCCGGGCCGAGGTGCGCTGTGTCTCTTTCCGTCAACTCGTGGACTGGCTGGACGCGCAGGATCCAAGGGTCCTGGCGCAACTGCGCACGCTCAAGGTCGGCCAGGCCCCCCGGCACGGCTGGGAGTCCTTCCTGGCGGCCTCGCCCGCCCCGGCACCCAGGGGGGTTCCGGGGGCGCCGCCGGTCAGACCGTAG
- a CDS encoding SulP family inorganic anion transporter: MSACVPARAADSTRPKRVHQPHSPPPTPPRRFRVAGADLSASIAVFLIALPLSLGIALATGAPLQAGLVAAAVGGLVAGRLGGAPLQVSGPAAGLTVVTADLIHRYGWRTTCAITVLAGLAQLGLGCLRVARTALAVSPAIVHGMLAGIGVTIAVAQLHIVLGGTPQSSVVDNLRALPAQLANLHPAAVSVSALTLALLLAWPRLPGRPGQLLRRVPAALVAVVGATAAASLAGLHLARVDLPSWSSHALPQLPEGPVPGLVAAVLTITLVGSIESLLSAVAVDKLATLRGAVRLPRPDLDRELRGQGAANVVSGALGGLPVTGVAVRSSANVQSGAVSRNSTMMHGVWVVVAALLMVPVLELIPLASLAALVMAVGIQMVSLHHIRTVTRHREVLVYAVTTLGVVLLGVLEGVTLGVAVAVAVALHRLARTRITHEERGGVHYVHVRGQLTFLAVPRLSRALHLVPAGSDAVVELDGSFMDHAAYESLHDWQKTHLTQGGTVDLTGRAGTRIAMSALDSPALKESQEHAEASACRCRPWTPWRNHQCERPPSAPPGSHPSGPGTGSRASGHQLARGISAFQRNTAPLVRGELARLAREGQRPSQLFLTCADSRLVTSMITSSGPGDLFVVRNVGNLVPLPGAESGDDSVAAAIEYAVDVLKVRSITVCGHSGCGAMQALLTSEPDGAPTPLRRWLRHGVPSLERMADEEQPWARLAGRAPADAVEQLCLTNVVQQLEHLRAHESVARALREDALELHGMYFHVGEAQAYLLTEAGAEDVFDHVAGPEDVRSPA; the protein is encoded by the coding sequence ATGTCTGCCTGCGTCCCCGCCCGCGCCGCCGACTCGACTCGGCCCAAGCGCGTGCATCAGCCCCACAGCCCCCCACCGACCCCGCCCCGCCGCTTCCGCGTCGCGGGCGCCGATCTGTCAGCCTCCATCGCGGTCTTCCTGATCGCGCTCCCCCTGTCCCTCGGCATCGCCCTCGCCACCGGCGCCCCGCTCCAGGCCGGCCTCGTCGCCGCGGCCGTCGGCGGACTCGTCGCCGGCCGGCTCGGCGGCGCCCCGCTCCAGGTCAGCGGGCCCGCCGCCGGACTCACCGTCGTCACCGCCGACCTCATCCACCGCTACGGATGGCGTACGACGTGCGCCATCACCGTCCTCGCCGGCCTCGCCCAACTGGGCCTCGGCTGCCTGCGCGTGGCCCGTACCGCACTCGCCGTCAGCCCCGCGATCGTGCACGGCATGCTCGCCGGTATCGGCGTCACCATCGCCGTCGCCCAGCTCCACATCGTGCTCGGCGGTACGCCGCAGAGTTCGGTCGTCGACAACCTCCGGGCGCTGCCCGCGCAGTTGGCGAACCTCCACCCGGCCGCCGTGTCGGTGAGCGCGCTCACCCTGGCCCTCCTCCTGGCGTGGCCACGGCTTCCGGGGCGTCCCGGGCAGCTCTTGCGCAGGGTCCCGGCCGCCCTGGTCGCCGTCGTCGGGGCCACGGCGGCCGCCTCGCTCGCCGGGCTGCACCTGGCCCGGGTGGACCTGCCCTCCTGGTCCAGCCACGCTCTGCCACAGCTGCCCGAAGGGCCCGTGCCGGGCCTCGTGGCCGCCGTGCTCACCATCACCCTGGTCGGCAGCATCGAGTCCCTGCTCTCGGCCGTCGCCGTCGACAAACTCGCCACCCTCCGCGGCGCTGTACGCCTCCCCCGCCCGGACCTCGACCGGGAGCTGCGCGGCCAAGGCGCCGCCAATGTGGTCTCCGGCGCCCTCGGCGGACTGCCCGTCACCGGGGTCGCGGTGCGCAGTTCGGCAAACGTGCAATCCGGTGCCGTCAGCCGGAACTCCACGATGATGCACGGCGTTTGGGTAGTAGTAGCCGCGCTGCTGATGGTCCCGGTGCTCGAGCTGATCCCCCTCGCCTCGCTCGCCGCCCTGGTGATGGCCGTCGGTATCCAGATGGTGTCCCTGCACCACATCCGCACGGTCACCCGCCACCGAGAGGTACTGGTGTACGCCGTGACCACGCTCGGCGTCGTCCTCCTGGGCGTCCTGGAGGGCGTGACGCTGGGGGTAGCCGTGGCCGTAGCCGTCGCCCTGCACCGCCTCGCCCGCACCCGCATCACGCACGAAGAGAGAGGGGGAGTCCATTACGTACATGTACGAGGGCAGTTGACGTTCCTCGCGGTGCCCCGGCTCAGCCGGGCACTGCACCTGGTACCCGCCGGGTCGGACGCCGTCGTGGAACTGGACGGGTCGTTCATGGACCACGCGGCGTACGAGTCGTTGCACGACTGGCAGAAGACGCACCTCACGCAGGGCGGCACGGTCGACCTCACCGGCCGGGCCGGAACCCGTATCGCGATGTCGGCACTGGACTCTCCCGCACTCAAGGAGAGCCAGGAGCACGCGGAGGCCTCCGCGTGCCGGTGCCGGCCCTGGACACCGTGGCGCAACCACCAGTGCGAGCGCCCGCCCTCCGCGCCGCCCGGCAGCCATCCGAGCGGTCCGGGCACCGGGTCCAGAGCGAGCGGGCATCAACTCGCACGCGGCATCAGCGCGTTCCAGCGGAACACGGCCCCGCTGGTGCGCGGCGAGCTGGCCCGTCTCGCGCGCGAAGGGCAGCGGCCGTCGCAGCTCTTTCTCACATGCGCCGACTCGCGGCTCGTCACGTCGATGATCACCTCCAGTGGTCCCGGCGACCTCTTCGTCGTCCGCAATGTCGGCAATCTGGTGCCGCTGCCCGGCGCGGAGAGCGGGGACGACTCGGTGGCCGCGGCCATCGAGTACGCGGTGGACGTTCTGAAGGTGCGGTCCATCACCGTGTGCGGGCACTCCGGGTGCGGGGCGATGCAGGCTCTGCTCACTTCGGAGCCGGACGGTGCGCCGACCCCGCTCAGGCGGTGGCTGCGGCACGGAGTGCCCAGTCTGGAGCGGATGGCAGACGAGGAGCAGCCCTGGGCGCGGCTGGCCGGGCGGGCACCCGCCGATGCGGTGGAGCAGCTCTGCCTGACCAATGTCGTCCAGCAGCTGGAGCATCTGCGGGCGCACGAGTCGGTGGCGCGTGCGCTGCGGGAGGACGCGCTGGAGCTGCACGGGATGTACTTCCACGTGGGGGAGGCACAGGCGTATCTCCTCACCGAGGCAGGCGCAGAGGACGTGTTCGACCACGTGGCGGGCCCGGAGGACGTGCGCAGCCCGGCATGA
- a CDS encoding MarP family serine protease, with protein sequence MNVLDILLLVAAVWFAIVGYRQGFVVGILSVIGFLGGGLVAVYLLPFVWDKATGDHKVSTTAAVVAVVVVIVCASVGQALTTHLGNKLRRYITWSPARALDATGGALVNVVAMLLVAWLIGSALAQTTLPTLGKEVRNSKVLLGVSEALPDQADTWFKDFTSVLAQNGFPQVFSPFSNEPIREVQAPDPALARSSVAIRAQRSIVKVMGTAQSCGKVLEGTGFVFGERRVMTNAHVVGGVDEPTVQIGGEGRKYDAKVVLYDWERDIAVLDVPDLDAPALRFTSTDAATGNGAIVAGFPENGSYNVQPARVRGRITADGPDIYRRGSVRRDVYSLYATVRQGNSGGPLLTPEGKVYGVVFAKSLDDANTGYALTADEVQEDIAKGRTANQQVDSDSCAL encoded by the coding sequence GTTCGCGATCGTCGGCTACCGCCAGGGCTTCGTCGTCGGCATCCTGTCGGTGATCGGCTTTCTGGGTGGCGGCCTCGTCGCGGTGTATCTGCTTCCCTTCGTCTGGGACAAGGCGACGGGCGACCACAAGGTGAGCACGACCGCCGCCGTCGTCGCCGTCGTTGTGGTGATCGTCTGTGCCTCCGTCGGCCAGGCCCTGACCACCCACCTCGGCAACAAGCTGCGCCGGTACATCACGTGGTCCCCGGCCCGCGCCCTGGACGCCACCGGCGGCGCCCTGGTGAACGTCGTCGCGATGTTGCTGGTGGCCTGGCTGATCGGCTCCGCCCTCGCCCAGACCACGCTGCCGACGCTGGGCAAGGAAGTCCGCAACTCCAAGGTGCTGCTGGGGGTGTCGGAGGCGCTGCCCGACCAGGCGGACACATGGTTCAAGGACTTCACCTCGGTCCTCGCGCAGAACGGCTTTCCGCAGGTCTTCAGTCCGTTCTCCAACGAGCCGATCAGGGAGGTCCAGGCCCCTGACCCGGCCCTCGCCAGGAGCTCGGTCGCCATCCGGGCGCAGCGGTCCATCGTCAAGGTCATGGGCACCGCGCAGAGCTGCGGCAAGGTCCTCGAAGGCACCGGCTTCGTCTTTGGCGAGCGCCGCGTGATGACCAACGCGCACGTGGTCGGCGGGGTCGACGAGCCCACCGTCCAGATAGGCGGCGAGGGCAGGAAGTACGACGCGAAGGTCGTCCTCTACGACTGGGAGCGGGACATCGCCGTACTCGACGTGCCGGACCTGGACGCCCCGGCGCTGCGGTTCACGTCCACGGACGCGGCCACCGGCAATGGCGCGATCGTCGCGGGCTTCCCGGAGAACGGGTCGTACAACGTCCAGCCCGCGCGCGTGCGCGGCCGCATCACGGCCGACGGCCCGGACATCTACCGCCGCGGCTCGGTCCGCCGTGACGTCTACTCGCTGTACGCGACCGTCCGCCAGGGCAATTCCGGCGGCCCGCTGCTCACACCCGAGGGCAAGGTCTACGGGGTGGTCTTCGCGAAGTCCCTGGACGACGCCAACACGGGGTACGCGCTGACGGCGGACGAGGTCCAGGAGGACATCGCCAAGGGACGTACGGCGAACCAGCAGGTGGACAGCGACAGCTGCGCACTCTGA
- the acs gene encoding acetate--CoA ligase — translation MSNESLANLLKEERRFAPPADLAAGANVTAEAYEQAKADRLGFWAEQARRLTWAVEPTETLDWSNPPFAKWFKDGKLNVAYNCVDRHVEAGHGDRVAIHFEGEPGDSRAITYAELKDEVSRAANALLELGVQKGDRVAVYMPMIPETAIAMLACARIGAAHSVVFGGFSADALATRIQDADAKVVITSDGGYRRGKPSALKPAVDDAIERVDNVEHVLVVRRTGQEVAWTEGRDVWWDEIVERQSAEHTPEAFDAEHPLFILYTSGTTGKPKGILHTSGGYLTQASYTHWAVFDLKPETDVYWCTADVGWVTGHSYIVYGPLANGATQVMYEGTPDTPHQGRFWEVVQKYGVTILYTAPTAIRTFMKWGDDIPAKFDLSSLRVLGSVGEPINPEAWVWYRKHIGGDRTPIVDTWWQTETGAMMISPLPGVTQTKPGSAQAPLPGISATVVDDEANEVPNGGGGYLVLTEPWPSMLRTIWGDDQRFIDTYWSRFEGKYFAGDGAKRDDDGDIWLLGRVDDVMLVSGHNISTTEVESALVSHPAVAEAAVVGAADETTGQAIVAFVILRGTASEDENLVGELRNHVGATLGPIAKPKRILPVAELPKTRSGKIMRRLLRDVAENRQHGDVTTLTDSTVMDLIQAKLPAAPSED, via the coding sequence GTGAGCAATGAAAGCCTGGCCAACCTCCTGAAGGAGGAGCGACGCTTCGCGCCGCCCGCTGACCTGGCCGCGGGCGCCAACGTCACGGCAGAGGCGTACGAACAGGCCAAGGCTGACAGGCTCGGCTTCTGGGCCGAGCAGGCCCGGAGGCTGACCTGGGCCGTGGAGCCGACCGAGACCCTGGACTGGTCGAACCCGCCCTTCGCGAAGTGGTTCAAGGACGGCAAGCTCAACGTCGCGTACAACTGCGTCGACCGGCACGTCGAGGCGGGCCACGGCGACCGTGTCGCCATCCACTTCGAGGGCGAGCCCGGCGACAGCCGCGCCATCACCTACGCCGAGCTGAAGGACGAGGTCTCCAGGGCCGCGAACGCCCTGCTGGAGCTGGGAGTTCAGAAGGGCGACCGGGTCGCCGTCTACATGCCGATGATCCCGGAGACCGCGATCGCGATGCTGGCCTGCGCCCGCATCGGCGCCGCGCACTCCGTCGTCTTCGGCGGCTTCTCGGCGGACGCGCTCGCCACCCGCATCCAGGACGCCGACGCCAAGGTCGTCATCACCTCCGACGGCGGCTACCGGCGCGGCAAGCCGTCCGCGCTCAAGCCGGCCGTCGACGACGCGATCGAGCGCGTGGACAACGTGGAGCACGTGCTCGTCGTGCGCCGTACCGGCCAGGAGGTCGCCTGGACCGAGGGCCGGGACGTGTGGTGGGACGAGATCGTCGAGCGGCAGTCCGCCGAGCACACTCCCGAGGCGTTCGACGCGGAGCACCCGCTGTTCATCCTCTACACGTCGGGCACGACGGGTAAGCCGAAGGGCATCCTGCACACCTCCGGCGGCTACCTCACGCAGGCGTCGTACACCCACTGGGCCGTCTTCGACCTCAAGCCCGAGACGGACGTGTACTGGTGCACGGCGGACGTCGGCTGGGTCACCGGGCACTCGTACATCGTGTACGGGCCGCTGGCGAACGGCGCGACCCAGGTCATGTACGAGGGCACGCCGGACACGCCGCACCAGGGCCGGTTCTGGGAGGTCGTACAGAAGTACGGGGTGACGATCCTGTACACGGCGCCCACGGCCATTCGCACGTTCATGAAGTGGGGCGACGACATCCCCGCGAAGTTCGATCTGAGCAGCCTGCGCGTCCTCGGGTCGGTCGGCGAGCCGATCAACCCCGAGGCGTGGGTGTGGTACCGCAAGCACATCGGCGGGGACCGTACCCCGATCGTGGACACCTGGTGGCAGACCGAGACGGGCGCGATGATGATCTCGCCACTGCCGGGCGTGACCCAGACCAAGCCCGGTTCCGCGCAGGCCCCGCTTCCCGGCATCTCCGCGACGGTCGTCGACGACGAGGCGAACGAGGTGCCCAACGGCGGCGGCGGTTACCTGGTCCTCACCGAGCCGTGGCCGTCGATGCTGCGCACCATCTGGGGCGACGACCAGCGGTTCATCGACACGTACTGGTCGCGGTTCGAGGGCAAGTACTTCGCCGGGGACGGCGCGAAGAGGGACGACGACGGCGACATCTGGCTGCTCGGGCGCGTCGACGACGTGATGCTCGTGTCGGGGCACAACATCTCGACGACGGAGGTCGAGTCGGCGCTCGTGTCGCATCCGGCGGTCGCGGAGGCGGCGGTCGTGGGCGCGGCCGACGAGACGACGGGGCAGGCGATCGTGGCGTTCGTGATCCTGCGGGGCACGGCGTCCGAGGACGAGAACCTGGTCGGTGAGCTGCGCAACCACGTCGGCGCGACGCTCGGGCCGATCGCCAAGCCCAAGCGGATCCTGCCGGTGGCGGAGCTGCCGAAGACGAGGTCCGGGAAGATCATGCGGCGACTGCTGCGGGATGTCGCGGAGAACCGGCAGCACGGGGACGTCACGACGCTGACGGACTCGACGGTGATGGACCTGATCCAGGCGAAGCTGCCGGCGGCGCCCAGCGAGGACTGA
- the nhaA gene encoding Na+/H+ antiporter NhaA codes for MAAPRTRNRMFLGRLSLPERNFVADALRTETVGGVLLLLAAIAALVWANIPALHSGYESVVHHHLGPAALGLDLSVQHWAADGLLAIFFFVAGIELKRELVAGDLRDPRAAALPVVAALCGMAVPAVVYALTNATGGGSLAGWAVPTATDIAFALAVLAVIGTSLPSALRAFLLTLAVVDDLFAILIIAVFFTDRLNFAALGGAVVGLAVFWVLLRKGVRGWYVYVPLALVVWGLMYNSGIHATIAGVAMGLMLRCHRHEGEEHSPGEHIEHLVRPLSAGLAVPLFALFSAGVAISGGALGDVFAKPETLGVVLGLVVGKTVGVFGGTWLTARFTRASLSDDLAWPDVFAVASLAGVGFTVSLLIGELAFGGDPALMDEVKAAVLTGSLIAAVCATTLLKVRNAKYRALCVDEERDEDLDGIPDVYEEDDPAYHLRMADIHERKAAEHRRLAALKSAGTGPSAESGNSTTA; via the coding sequence GTGGCCGCGCCCCGCACCCGTAACCGCATGTTTCTCGGGCGTCTCTCCCTGCCCGAGCGGAACTTCGTCGCGGACGCCCTGCGCACCGAGACCGTCGGCGGTGTGCTGCTTCTGCTCGCCGCGATAGCCGCTCTGGTCTGGGCAAACATACCGGCGCTGCACAGCGGCTACGAGAGTGTGGTCCACCACCACCTCGGGCCCGCCGCCCTCGGGCTCGATCTGTCCGTTCAGCACTGGGCCGCCGACGGGCTCCTCGCGATCTTCTTCTTCGTCGCCGGGATCGAGCTCAAACGCGAGCTGGTCGCGGGAGACCTGCGAGACCCCCGCGCCGCGGCGCTCCCGGTCGTCGCGGCGCTCTGCGGCATGGCCGTACCCGCGGTTGTCTACGCCCTCACCAACGCCACCGGCGGCGGTTCCTTGGCCGGCTGGGCGGTCCCGACGGCCACCGACATCGCCTTCGCGCTCGCCGTCCTCGCGGTCATCGGCACCTCCCTGCCGTCCGCCCTGCGCGCCTTCCTGCTCACCCTCGCCGTCGTCGACGACCTCTTCGCGATCCTGATCATCGCGGTCTTCTTCACGGACCGGCTGAACTTCGCGGCTCTGGGCGGCGCCGTCGTCGGCCTCGCCGTGTTCTGGGTGCTGCTGCGGAAGGGCGTACGCGGCTGGTACGTGTACGTCCCGCTCGCCCTGGTGGTCTGGGGGCTGATGTACAACAGCGGCATCCACGCCACCATCGCCGGTGTGGCCATGGGGCTGATGCTGCGCTGCCACCGCCACGAAGGGGAGGAACACTCCCCCGGCGAGCACATCGAACATCTCGTACGGCCCCTGTCGGCCGGTCTCGCGGTGCCGCTGTTCGCCCTGTTCAGCGCGGGGGTCGCGATCTCGGGCGGGGCGCTCGGGGACGTGTTCGCCAAGCCGGAGACGCTCGGCGTCGTGCTCGGCCTCGTCGTCGGCAAGACGGTCGGCGTCTTCGGCGGTACATGGCTGACGGCGCGCTTCACCAGGGCCTCCCTCAGCGACGACCTCGCCTGGCCCGACGTGTTCGCCGTCGCCTCCCTGGCCGGCGTCGGCTTCACCGTCTCGCTCCTCATCGGCGAACTGGCATTCGGCGGCGATCCGGCACTCATGGACGAGGTCAAGGCCGCCGTCCTCACCGGTTCGCTGATCGCGGCCGTGTGCGCGACCACGCTGCTGAAGGTGCGCAACGCCAAGTACCGCGCCCTGTGTGTGGACGAAGAGCGCGACGAGGACCTGGACGGCATTCCGGACGTCTACGAAGAGGACGACCCCGCGTACCACCTGCGCATGGCCGATATCCATGAGCGCAAGGCCGCCGAGCACCGCAGGCTCGCCGCGCTGAAGTCCGCCGGCACCGGGCCCTCGGCCGAGTCCGGGAACAGCACGACCGCCTGA